In Kitasatospora sp. NA04385, a single genomic region encodes these proteins:
- a CDS encoding serine hydrolase encodes MPSQETEPIPVQAVGPQGRGAEGADTALPPLADPDLDHLLRPLFAAAAPQGGMAIAVIRGTERTVACRGYADRAGERPVRADTRFELGSVTKTFTALLLADMVARGEVGYDDPIDRYLPAEALPGYPHERPITLLHLATHTSGLPRLPVGLVPAAVPRWFTSPYATFSAAHLLRALPRTPVRGTPGTRVRYSSLGAGLLGLVLERAAGQRYQELLTGRVCEPLGLIDTSCGTGRDETTGYRRGRWIPSFKVPALPGAAALRSTADDMLRYLQAHLAVDAVPIPERTGAAASLRTALREVCLPRVARRGSGQRIGLSWHHRPAEEGAEDREVVFHSGSTGRCTAFVGFDRAAQTGLVALAGPLAVGRRRFAQGAYDVLRALAA; translated from the coding sequence ATGCCCAGTCAGGAAACCGAACCCATACCGGTCCAGGCCGTGGGTCCGCAGGGGAGAGGAGCCGAGGGCGCCGACACCGCCCTGCCCCCGTTAGCCGACCCGGACCTCGACCACCTGCTGCGCCCGCTGTTCGCCGCCGCCGCGCCCCAGGGCGGCATGGCCATCGCGGTGATCCGCGGCACCGAGCGCACCGTCGCCTGCCGCGGCTACGCCGACCGGGCCGGGGAGCGCCCGGTGCGGGCCGACACCCGCTTCGAACTGGGCTCGGTCACCAAGACCTTCACCGCGCTGCTGCTCGCCGACATGGTCGCTCGCGGCGAGGTCGGCTACGACGACCCGATCGACCGCTACCTGCCCGCCGAGGCGCTGCCCGGCTACCCGCACGAGCGCCCGATCACCCTGCTGCACCTGGCCACCCACACCTCCGGGCTGCCCCGGCTGCCGGTCGGCCTGGTCCCCGCCGCGGTGCCCCGCTGGTTCACCAGCCCGTACGCCACCTTCAGCGCCGCGCACCTGCTGCGCGCGCTGCCCCGCACCCCCGTGCGCGGCACCCCCGGCACCCGGGTGCGGTACTCCAGCCTCGGCGCCGGACTGCTCGGCCTGGTGCTGGAACGGGCCGCCGGGCAGCGCTACCAGGAACTGCTCACCGGGCGGGTCTGCGAGCCGCTCGGCCTGATCGACACCTCCTGCGGCACCGGCCGGGACGAGACCACCGGCTACCGGCGCGGCCGCTGGATCCCCTCGTTCAAGGTCCCGGCGCTGCCCGGCGCGGCCGCCCTGCGCTCCACCGCCGACGACATGCTGCGCTACCTGCAGGCCCACCTGGCGGTGGACGCGGTGCCGATCCCGGAGCGGACCGGCGCGGCGGCCAGCCTGCGGACCGCGCTGCGCGAGGTGTGCCTGCCCCGGGTCGCCCGGCGCGGCTCCGGGCAGCGGATCGGCCTGAGCTGGCACCACCGCCCGGCCGAGGAGGGGGCCGAGGACCGCGAGGTGGTCTTCCACAGCGGCTCCACCGGCCGCTGCACCGCCTTCGTGGGCTTCGACCGGGCCGCGCAGACCGGCCTGGTCGCGCTGGCCGGGCCGCTGGCCGTCGGGCGGCGCAGGTTCGCCCAGGGCGCGTACGACGTGCTGCGGGCGCTGGCGGCCTGA